The DNA window GCACGTCAGCGACACAAGCGACCACAGCCGTACCGACCCGTCATTCGAGGCCGATGCCAGGACGCGATCGACCGGCGAGAAGGCAAGGGATGAGATGCCACGCCGATGCCCCTTCAAGGAGGCCTCGCGGTACATCTTCTTGCCTGAAATGTTCCACACATTCACCGACTTATCCTTGCCGCCAGTCGCGACGTACTGGTCGTTGGGCGCAACAGCCACGGTGTAGATGGGGCCCGTGTGGGCCGCGTTCACGCCGCTCCGGTGCTGTATCTCCTCCACGCGCGACAGCGGCTGCTTTGCCGACGCACGCTCCGCCAGAGGGACGCCGATGTCCCACATGCGCACATTCTCGTCGCTGgagacagagaagagcagcaggtAGGTGTCCGTCTGCTTCCCGTTGAAGGACAGCGATGTCACCTCCGCTGTGTGCCCGCCAACACCGCGCACGACCGTCTCGCAGCTCTCGGTCgaccacacgcgcacctccttGTCCTTGGCCCCGGTGGCGATCCACGCCCCGTCACTGCtcacggcgcagcagagcaccaCGTCACTATGGCCGCGCAGAGTCTTCGAGGAGACGCAGCCGTCCGAGGCGTACAGGCGCACATCCTTGCTGTTGGTTACCACAGcccggtgcagcggcgaggcCTCAGGGAACAGCTTCACGTCGAGCAGCTGATCCAGAAAGCCGACAACCGTGCGGGTCACCTCGTACCGGCTGCGCTCCGCCGACGAGGGGCGCAGGTGCTGAATGTTAAATCCCGCGTCACCAACGTACAAGGAGGAGGTGtccggcgcgtgcggcacgTCGTGCACCACAAagccgcgcaggcggcgcatgCCCGTGCCCTTTGGCGTGCCAGCCACGAGCAGAGAGCGCACAAACGCTTCCTCGGCACcgtcctcggcgtccgcGGACGGCGGCTTCGGAAGTCGGCGCACAACCTGTActgcctcgccctcgctcaCGCGGTAGGTGCTGACCACGCCGTCCATGGCGCCAACGTGAAGTAGCCCAGCACTCTCGAAGGCGGCGCTCGACACGTGCTCTTTCACCACAAtcgcgcgcacctccttcagctccgTCGATTTGCGGTTCTCGATGAACATCATCTTGCCGAGAGCGAGACGGCGATCCCTGGCGATGGAGTAGATGTGTGTGAGCGCGTCATTAAAGATCATGGACTCGACCGCCTGCACATGCGGCCGCCCTGCCGCGACTATCCGTTTTGCCACGAAGTCGAAGACGGTGACGTGCCCCTCGAAGGAGCCGACGGCGAGGTAGGCCTCGCTGGGGTCGAGGCACACGCTCTGCACGAGCGAGCTGTGGGGGCACACCAAGTTGTGCGTGAGGTGATGGTGAAAAACGTTCCACACCTTCACGCTGCCATCCGTGGCACCCGAGACGAGGTAGGTGCCACTCTGGGAAAAGTGCACGACCGAGatggcgtgctgcgccgccgtccagttccgctgcagctcgaTCGAGTACTGTACAAGGGTGCCGGTAGCGGTTGCCGCGCCGACTACATCCGCATCATCGCCTTCCGCCTCTGCAGTGTTGCCCTCCTCAGaagcggcgtcggcagcggcacccttCTCCGCTGAAGGAGAGGACGAGGGCGAGGCCGACAACTCCACGCGGGCGTCAACGCGCAACACGTAGACCTGCAGCGAGCGCGTGCCAACCGCAACGTAGCTGCCAGCCGGTGCAGCGAGCTCCCTGTCGCCTCGAGAagcggccgcgtcgcttGAGGACGGCGCCACGGACGGTGTGGccaccttcttctccgcTTGGACGGCGTTCTCTTCGTCCCCCTCGGACGGCTTGACTCTCTTCCCGGCCCTGGCCTTCTTCTTGGGAGACTTCTTCGCCGTGGCCGACTTCtccgcggcaccggcgtcgcGCTTCCCGCGCGCCTCTCCCTCATCTGCGACTGCGGCGTCTTTGCCGTCGTCATCCGACGCCTCGGGCACCGTTACGGCGTCAATATGGAGAATCACGTCCTCTACTGGCAACGTGTACCTGCACAGCACCTCTCCACTTGTTGCACGCACCACGTTCACGGTGTCGCCGCACGCCACGACGAGGCATTCCTCCACAGCGGCCGACGTCGAAAGTGCGGACGAGGCAGCGGGGGCTGACACTGGAAGCGCAAGAGAGGCcaacgcgccgccgctgaagaTAGGCTCCTGCGTCCATCGCGTGCGGAAGCAGTTCTTCCCATCCATTTTTGGTACCAACGGTAGAGAGATGGGGAGCGTGAGTGGTAGCAAGAGGCAAgatggcgcacgcacactcgtAGACCCCACAAGGGGTGAGGAACcggaacaaaaaaaaacaagagagcTAAGTGTGTGCAGCAGTGACTGCGGCGGATGTGGAGAGGAATGATCCGAGATCGTCAGCGCCTGCAACAAACGACGTGAGTTCCGGTTTCGGGTCCTACACCAACGGCATGAGTGGCTCTAGTAGGAAAGGGTGGGAGGAAAGCGGGTGTCGTAAACGACATGGagacccacacacacacacacgcacgcatgcaccaAAATGCAGGGAAGACACGGAGAAGGACACAGGAGAAGAAGGTGTACACGAAAAGGAAGTGAGCATGTGTGCGCCCGACGTGTAGGCGCAGAGGCACGTAGCGACGTGGTGTCGACGAAGCTTTCGTCTCTTAGGCCCGCACGAATAGGCGAGTCCCGGCAAGTGAAAAGTAGCCCTTGTGTCGGATAGACAGCGCGTCATCAACTGTGtcaccaacaccaccatcacctcACTCTCCTCCCCCAACCTCCCCACGCGCTGGTCACTCGTATACGTGTGCCTCTAAAACAAAAAGGTGTGCACCGCGAAGATCCATTCTTCTTTctcgaaagagagagagagagagagagacagcgtgGGACGACATGGACCCTGCGTCAATGAGCGCTGCCTTTACGGAGCATATCATACACCGGAagccgccccgccccgccagTGGGcggacggggggggggggggggggcgccgtcgttgctggtctcccttttttgtttgcgccggctgcgcatgcacacaagcgAACAAGCGAACGCGGTCACAACGACGAAGAGCAGAAGATGCAGGACAGCCAAGCTGTGCTGACCCCTGCGTACCCTGCTCCCCGCCCTACTCTGGCAGCGTATTCGTCAGTCCCAGTCCGCCTGTGGCTCATCCTCGAGGAACTCCAGCATTCCAGGAAGTAGTTCACCGATTTGGGAGATGTTCACCGtaccagcgccgcggccgcgcaACGCGCGCTCCATCGCCGTTGGTACGTCGACCGCGGGCTCGGCAATAAcactgcgccggcgccgcttcgaggctcgcgcctcctccagctttTGGATTTCCTCATCCGTCCGTGCGCGCCCGCGCTTCCATTTTTCGCCGTAGAGAGAGACGCCGATGCGCTCGCGTCGGAGGCGCTCCTCGTTGTCCAGCACGAGGTAGGACAGGATGTCCGTGCAGTCATCCTCCTCGACCCGCGGTAGCACAAGAAACTCCCACGGCAGGGCGTGTCGCCGCTCGCGGTCGTAGAGGATCTCCTCCAGCGCTAGACGGGTcccctcgtcgtcgcggtCAAAGAACCCGAATGGATCCTCCTCTGCAGGGGTTCCCGGCGGggggctgccgccgcgtaGCTGCGAGAGCCCGCAGCTGAAAGGCTGGTTCTGAGTAGGGTGGCTGACAGGCGGGGccaccgcgccgcctccagaGCTGCCGCCAGCCCCGTTGGCGTCATCCTCGTCAGCGAAGTCAAAGTCGTTGCGCAGGTGCATCACTTCCGCATTGCTGTTCAGCAGCCGCGTGTACTCGTCCGTCATccaccgcagctgctccggcGAATCCATCGAGGCGGCACCAACAGCGGCCGACGAAGAGTGCATACCTCCGTCGTCGGCATACCCCATCGCTGGCGACGCCTGTGCGAGCGAGGACGCCAACGACTCGTCGGGCAGCAGATAAAGAGGAATGCCATTGGACGACACATCGGCATTGTTCAGCAGCCCCGCGACTGCCCCCTGCCGGGCGCCACTCATGCTGCCGcccgcgtcgctgccgttctGAAGCGACGCCTCGCGCTTGACGAGGAGACGGTGCTCCTCCCTCTTAACACTGCGCGCCACCTCTTCCAGCGGGATGGGCTTCGTGTGCGGTAGACCCAAaatgtgcagctgctgcgccggcggcagcccTTTCAAATCCAAAttctcctccagcggcgtgATGCCCTCCAGCTCGCAGTGCTTCATGATGAAGCGGCGCCACTTGTCACACCGCTCCGGCGTTGCGGGCTGCGATGTCTTCGCCTCGGAGACAAGCTCGTAGAAGATGGCCGACAGCTCCCGCATACTCGCGTGCACATCCTCCTCGGTGGATTTGCGGCTCGAATCATTGAAGGCTGGTGGCAAGGTCTCGTGCGACGGCTGATAGTCGTCGATGTTCTCCAGACGGGCCGTTGGGGTCGCCGCAAACTCGGTCAGTCGCTTGCCGATTGTGTTGGACGTGAGTCGCACCATCCCGCACACCTGCTCCGGGGTGCGTGAAATACCAAAAACGTAGCACGCCAcaagcagagcagcagcgcacacacccatCGGTCGCCTGCCACAGCTAATCCAGTCATCCTGCATAGCACGCAGCACTTTGAGAGCGCACACAACCACGTCCGTCGTCTGCGGTCCGAGGTCCATCTGTTCGGCAAACCGCTGCACGTAGCACGACGGGTCGATCACGGGTACCTCGGTGTGGGTGGCGTGGCAGATGTACTTCATTTGCGATAAGATCGTGTGCGGGTCCTCGCCGTTGATCTCAGAGAAGTCGTAGATAACGTGCGACGTCCGCTcgcgccggcacgctgcgTAGAGGCAGGCGCATAGCACACTTGGCCGTGTGCCGGAGACTGCGTTCAGGTTGAGCGCCACCTTGTATATGCCGAGGGCGCGCTCTACCGTATCTTCGCTGATCTCGAGCTGCCGGCTGATGTTCAGCATCTCTCGGCGAGCTTTGTCGATGGTGGGGCGGGAGTGGGAGTGGATCACGCCCGTGTGGGTGCCCTTATACGAGGTGGCGGGGCGGAAGCTGCCGGCAAGACCGcgaaggccgccgccgctggccgGCTGTCGACCGCCCTGGGCGAAGATAGGGTCTAGCTCGTACTGGTCGGTCGTGACGACATCGCCGCAGATGGTGCACGTCGTGCGCCCGTTTTGCCGATCCACGAAGAGGGCAGAGGTGGGATGGGTGCAGCTGGACATGGTGAAGCGTCAACTGCTGGGCAGCGGTAGGAAAAGGTAAGCAGCCGTACACACTGCGCCgacacccgcagcagcaatgCCGATGGGGAGCAAACCAAAAAGCACGCGCACGATTCCAGAGCAGAGAGACAACGTCGTCACgtcagcagccgctgcgcggtCATCAGCAGGAGGACAAGGCGCTACAGACGGCAGTTGCCCTCGTCGCGGTAGTAGACACGCCGGCGACCGCAAGGGATACGCGTGAAGTGTCCAAAGCAGGGAAGAGCAGAAACGAGGACGGAAACAAATAGAGAAGGAGCCGatggagagagcgggagatGTGGCTATCGGTGGTGCACCGCTTGCGCTCCACTGTGCTGGATGCAACTTAGTAAAACGGCGCTCTTTGAGAGCACACAGAAGAGATGAGACACGGAGtttggggagagggggaacGCCTTCGGTGATCCTCATGCACCGAGCCGCGACTGTACTCTCCGCGTTTTCGTGAcgagagaaggaagggaggcgCGAGTAGATGTGTGCCGTTTGGTCACACGTGGTGGGGTGACGGGTTCGAGAACGAGAAGATGACGAGCAAGGGGTTAGCGCAAGATGAAAGACGGTGGTGCATGTGCTACCATGTGACGAGGAACACGTCTGCAAGAGGGGTGTGGGACATGGCTATTTGCGCCCggctgtctgtctgtctgtgtgtttgtgtttcgGGACGGATGGGAGTGGAGGTGAAAGAGCACAGCGTGCATTCGAGTCGACACACGGCACGGCGAacttttctctctccccccacctcaCATCGCTCGTTGCACGCCGTGATGCCCACTCCTACCCCTCCGGggctcctctgcgccgcttctcctcaTCAGAAGTGCCGATGTGTGCTGTGCCACGAAAGCCCTTGCCGAAAACCTCACCAACGTGCGTTTCCTCCTTGTCAGCTTCTGTGTCTTTCCACGGGTCGGTGCTTCGACAAGCAAGAGCGGGTGCCGTGAGCGCGCATCGCTACCAGGGCTCACACATCCACCCACCAAGcccacgcatacacacacacagaaagtCACATTCGTTGTCAGAACCTGTGAAAAGCTGTGAAGACACCTCACCTGAACCGCTGGAGAcggggaaggaggaagggcaCATCAAGTGCTGCACAGACAATTTACACCTCACGAGTTTGAGAGGCCGCCTGGGGCGATGAAGGCCTGAAAAACAAAGCGAaaccgctgcggcgccagctCGCGCTCCGTCACCTGCTGTGCACGCAGACAGATGGCCTCCAACTTGCCGTAGAAGGTGAACATGTACGCAGGGCGATCGAAGaacgcctccaccaccacctctgtCGTGCCTGACTCCTTGCGCGTCCAGCCCAGCACGCGGTGCCGCATGCAGTGCGGAATCTCGTGCGGGAGTAGCTCCATGAAGgtctgccgcagcagctccgccacgcgctgcggtggaTTCAAATCCGTCGCCTCGCGGCGGTAGTGCTCCCACGCCCCCGGCTTCGCGTACTGACAGAGGCAGTCCTTCAGCTCCACCagtccgctgccgcccttgACGCTGACCTCGTGCGTCGCGGCAGTCGGCAACCCGAGAGACTCAAGGTCGGTGCGCATGGCAAAGTACAGCTCGCGATGCCACGGCGTCTGAACCTTGTCCATCATTGTCATGGCGATCACCACGGGTAGTTCGCGGCCCGCGGCGCGGCGTACCACCTCCGTCGCGACCACCTTATGTTCCTTCTCGACGAATCCCACGCCGACGGGGAGAGCTAGGACAACGAGGTCCGACACGAAGAGAGCGTCGTACGCCTTAGCCGTGCCGGAGGCGAActtgcgccgcacgcgctgcgtATCACGCGGCACAATGCCCGGTGTGTCAAGGAGGAGCAACTGCGTTTCGTGTACCGTGGCGACTGCCTTTGTCCAATCCTTGGTGCTGCCGTAGCGGTTGCTGACAGCACCAACATTGCTGAGCGCCATGGAATTAACGAGGGACGTCTTTCCTGCGTTTTGAGGCCCAAGGAAGGCAACGCGCAGCACGAGCGGGTTGGCGGGCTGCTGTACTGACTCGACGCTCTCTTTCGCGGCAGAAGACCTCAGCCCaggcgcggccgcggcagcagcgaggggTGGAaacgcctcctccacggGTGTGTAGCGGCGCTCCTTGTAGACTCGCTGGAAGCGTTTCGCCACCGCATCgacgccctcctccttgttCTCGGAGAGCACTGACACAATGCGCTGCTCCCACCGGCGACGGCTCTGCAACGACGCGCGACACACCAGCGAACGCGTCAGCATCCTATAGGTCGccaagagaaaacaaaacggGTGAAAGGGCGGACGATGACAGAGTGACGTTagcttgtgtgtgtatgtatatgtgtatgtgtgtgtgtgtgtgtgtgtgtgtgtgtgtgtgtgtgtgtgtgtgtgtagcacAGGCAGAGGAGACGTACAAGAGAATGTACAGGTAGGCATGTGATGCATCGAGGAGACAAGCGAGAAACAACGtcgagacacacacagagacacgcagGCGAACGGTTCCTTCGGTGCGGCTATGACGCAAGGTGCCCAGCTCAGCGCCTCACCTGGCATTTTCTTGCGTTCGTGTGGTCTGCTCGGTTGGCTTGATGAAACCAAAACACAGAGAGATTGAAAGGGGGATGCGCATAGCATACGCCCGTTTTCACCCCGGCCCCTCTTGTGTGCCCGCGCTGCGAGaccacagacagacagagaaagGCACGGAGAGCAATCGAAAGAGAGTGTCGTGTTTGCGTGCGCAGGGaaaacatacacacgcacacaatcACAGTCGCCATACGCATGACCTCCCAGGTCTCTAGCAATTTGCTAGTGAGGGAGGACGACAGGggaaaaagagaagcagaTGTGTGTTGGCCGGCCCTCTGCCCACAACAAGCAACACAACAGGCGCAGAGAGACATGGGGAAGGCAGAGacaagagcacacacaccgagaTCATCGCCGCCTTCAGCCGCCAGGGAGCAAGAAAACCAAGGCGCAGTCCACAGCGGCAACAGCCTGTCCACCTCAACAATGCAAAGAGAAACGGCGGGTGTGCGTTCAGCTAAACGAGCTGAAACCCACAACCACAAACAAGGGTCgagctacacacacacacacacacacagatagaGAGACAGGGGAAAGTT is part of the Leishmania major strain Friedlin complete genome, chromosome 25 genome and encodes:
- a CDS encoding putative transcription factor, translated to MSSCTHPTSALFVDRQNGRTTCTICGDVVTTDQYELDPIFAQGGRQPASGGGLRGLAGSFRPATSYKGTHTGVIHSHSRPTIDKARREMLNISRQLEISEDTVERALGIYKVALNLNAVSGTRPSVLCACLYAACRRERTSHVIYDFSEINGEDPHTILSQMKYICHATHTEVPVIDPSCYVQRFAEQMDLGPQTTDVVVCALKVLRAMQDDWISCGRRPMGVCAAALLVACYVFGISRTPEQVCGMVRLTSNTIGKRLTEFAATPTARLENIDDYQPSHETLPPAFNDSSRKSTEEDVHASMRELSAIFYELVSEAKTSQPATPERCDKWRRFIMKHCELEGITPLEENLDLKGLPPAQQLHILGLPHTKPIPLEEVARSVKREEHRLLVKREASLQNGSDAGGSMSGARQGAVAGLLNNADVSSNGIPLYLLPDESLASSLAQASPAMGYADDGGMHSSSAAVGAASMDSPEQLRWMTDEYTRLLNSNAEVMHLRNDFDFADEDDANGAGGSSGGGAVAPPVSHPTQNQPFSCGLSQLRGGSPPPGTPAEEDPFGFFDRDDEGTRLALEEILYDRERRHALPWEFLVLPRVEEDDCTDILSYLVLDNEERLRRERIGVSLYGEKWKRGRARTDEEIQKLEEARASKRRRRSVIAEPAVDVPTAMERALRGRGAGTVNISQIGELLPGMLEFLEDEPQADWD